From Thermodesulfatator atlanticus DSM 21156, a single genomic window includes:
- a CDS encoding ATP-binding protein, whose amino-acid sequence MSRTIALAGKGGTGKTTTAALLIRHLIKTGRTPILAVDADPNANLNELLGVDVDVTLGEIKNELRTAVPDSMARGDFIEMRLNEAVIETDDFDLIVMGQPEGPGCYCAAHAFLSQALEKLMKNYAYVVVDNEAGMEHLSRLNMRNIDHLLVVSDASSRGVMTAGRIAELIKPLQLEVGTVWLLVNRAPQEIPQTLDDYVQKICDEKDMKFLGYLKESQEVFEAEIARRPLLELVDNTEIVKEASQLFEKILKGA is encoded by the coding sequence GTGTCAAGGACAATTGCCCTTGCAGGCAAAGGCGGAACAGGCAAAACTACCACTGCGGCCCTTTTAATAAGACACCTCATCAAAACCGGTAGAACCCCCATCCTTGCGGTTGATGCTGATCCCAATGCCAATCTTAACGAACTCCTAGGCGTAGATGTCGATGTGACCCTTGGGGAGATAAAAAACGAGCTTCGCACCGCGGTGCCTGATAGCATGGCCCGGGGTGATTTCATCGAAATGCGTTTAAACGAAGCCGTGATTGAAACAGATGATTTTGACCTCATTGTCATGGGCCAGCCAGAAGGCCCAGGGTGTTATTGTGCTGCCCATGCTTTTCTTTCTCAGGCCCTTGAAAAGCTAATGAAAAATTATGCATACGTAGTGGTGGATAACGAGGCAGGAATGGAGCATCTTTCGCGACTTAATATGCGCAATATAGACCATCTTTTGGTGGTCTCTGATGCTTCTTCGCGCGGGGTGATGACTGCTGGGCGTATTGCAGAATTGATAAAACCCCTACAGCTTGAGGTTGGCACGGTGTGGCTTCTGGTTAACCGGGCTCCTCAAGAGATCCCTCAAACACTCGACGATTACGTACAAAAGATTTGCGATGAAAAGGACATGAAGTTTTTGGGATACTTAAAGGAAAGCCAGGAGGTGTTTGAGGCGGAAATTGCACGTAGACCACTCTTAGAGTTAGTAGATAACACCGAAATTGTTAAGGAAGCTTCTCAGCTTTTCGAAAAGATCTTAAAGGGGGCCTAA